Proteins from a genomic interval of Streptomyces sp. NBC_01445:
- the cofC gene encoding 2-phospho-L-lactate guanylyltransferase, translated as MQWTLVIPLKPLVRAKSRLAPTAGDGVRPGLALAFAQDTVAAATASAGVRDVVVVTDDELAGRELAALGALIVPDTPGAGLNAALAHGAAAARARRPDAAVAALNADLPALRSAELSRVLAEAALFPRAFLPDTAGIGTTLLSAGPGNELRPAFGTASRARHAASGAMELPLTGVDSVRQDVDTGEDLRAALSLGVGPRTAGAAAGLLIPD; from the coding sequence GTGCAGTGGACCCTGGTGATCCCGCTGAAACCCCTGGTGCGGGCCAAGAGCAGGCTGGCGCCCACGGCGGGGGACGGGGTGCGTCCCGGACTCGCGCTGGCGTTCGCGCAGGACACCGTGGCCGCCGCGACCGCCTCGGCCGGGGTGCGGGATGTGGTGGTAGTCACGGACGACGAGCTCGCCGGGAGGGAGCTGGCCGCCCTGGGTGCCCTGATCGTCCCCGATACCCCTGGAGCGGGCCTGAACGCCGCCCTGGCGCACGGTGCGGCGGCGGCGCGGGCCCGGCGCCCGGATGCGGCCGTCGCGGCGCTCAACGCCGATCTGCCGGCTCTGCGGTCGGCGGAATTGTCCCGGGTTCTTGCAGAGGCCGCGCTATTTCCCCGCGCATTTCTCCCCGATACGGCGGGAATCGGGACGACTCTTCTCAGTGCGGGTCCCGGCAATGAATTGCGCCCCGCATTCGGCACCGCGTCCCGAGCCCGTCATGCCGCGTCGGGAGCAATGGAACTCCCGCTGACGGGCGTCGACTCCGTTCGCCAGGACGTGGACACCGGCGAGGACCTGCGGGCGGCACTGTCGCTCGGCGTCGGCCCGCGCACGGCGGGGGCGGCCGCCGGGCTGCTGATCCCGGACTGA
- a CDS encoding DUF3515 domain-containing protein, protein MNFFRHRPRLATGLPALALLLAVSGCSSADDSAHAAVPTPDAKVTGLCRNLHKRLPDTVDGHGRNDPSPRSELTAGWGDPAIILRCGVERPALMDDPQALPVKVNGVGWAYEKRDDGTQVLTTTLRVAYVEVTLPKELAAEGASPLVDFADPVKKAIPEGIAD, encoded by the coding sequence GTGAACTTCTTCCGTCACCGGCCCCGTCTTGCCACCGGGCTCCCCGCCCTGGCCCTGCTGCTCGCCGTCTCGGGCTGCTCCTCAGCAGACGACTCGGCGCACGCAGCGGTTCCCACCCCTGACGCCAAGGTCACCGGCCTGTGCCGCAACCTGCACAAAAGGCTTCCGGACACGGTGGACGGGCACGGAAGGAACGACCCCTCTCCGCGGTCCGAGCTGACCGCGGGGTGGGGAGATCCGGCGATCATACTGCGCTGCGGTGTCGAACGGCCCGCGCTGATGGACGACCCCCAGGCCCTGCCGGTGAAGGTGAACGGCGTGGGCTGGGCGTACGAGAAGCGCGACGACGGCACACAGGTGCTCACGACGACGCTGCGGGTCGCCTACGTGGAGGTCACCCTGCCCAAGGAGCTGGCCGCCGAGGGGGCCTCGCCCCTGGTCGACTTCGCCGATCCCGTCAAGAAGGCGATCCCCGAAGGGATCGCCGACTGA
- a CDS encoding D-alanine--D-alanine ligase family protein gives MSSENLPQSSRPSGQKPRVAVVFGGRSSEHGVSVVTAGAVLRAIDRTKYDVLPIGITREGRWALTADDPERMAIADRKVPDVAELAESAEGGVVLPVDPSSREVVYTEPGSVPKALGDVDVVFPVLHGPYGEDGTIQGLLDLSGTPYVGCGVLSSAVGQDKDYMKRVFTSFGLKVGPYLVIRPREWEQDREGARRRVADFVGEQGWPLFIKPARAGSSIGITKVDSFEGLDEAIEEARSHDPKIIVEAALVGREIECGVLEFEDGPRASVPAEIPPVQAHDFYDFEAKYIDSASGIVPAPLTDEQTAEVQRLAVEAFDAASCEGLVRADFFLTEDGEFVINEINTLPGFTPISMYPRMWQESGVSYPELVDRLIQAALNRSTGLR, from the coding sequence ATGAGCAGCGAGAACCTTCCCCAGAGCAGCCGCCCGTCGGGCCAGAAGCCCCGTGTGGCCGTCGTCTTCGGCGGTCGCAGCTCCGAGCACGGCGTTTCCGTCGTCACCGCAGGCGCCGTACTGCGGGCCATCGACCGCACCAAGTACGACGTGCTGCCGATCGGCATCACGCGAGAGGGGCGTTGGGCGCTGACCGCCGACGATCCCGAGCGGATGGCCATCGCCGACCGCAAGGTGCCGGACGTCGCCGAGCTCGCCGAGTCCGCCGAGGGCGGGGTCGTGCTGCCCGTCGACCCGTCGAGCCGTGAGGTCGTCTACACGGAGCCCGGCTCCGTGCCCAAGGCCCTCGGCGACGTCGACGTCGTGTTCCCCGTCCTGCACGGCCCGTACGGCGAGGACGGCACCATCCAGGGCCTGCTCGACCTGTCCGGGACGCCGTACGTCGGCTGTGGCGTCCTGTCCTCGGCCGTCGGCCAGGACAAGGACTACATGAAGCGCGTGTTCACCTCGTTCGGGCTGAAGGTCGGCCCCTACCTGGTGATCCGGCCGCGCGAGTGGGAGCAGGACCGCGAAGGCGCGCGGCGCCGCGTCGCGGACTTCGTCGGCGAGCAGGGCTGGCCGCTGTTCATCAAGCCCGCGCGCGCGGGTTCGTCGATCGGCATCACCAAGGTCGACTCCTTCGAGGGCCTCGACGAGGCGATCGAGGAGGCCCGCAGCCACGACCCGAAGATCATCGTGGAGGCGGCGCTCGTCGGCCGCGAGATCGAGTGCGGAGTCCTGGAGTTCGAGGACGGGCCGCGCGCGAGCGTGCCGGCCGAGATCCCGCCGGTCCAGGCCCACGACTTCTACGACTTCGAGGCCAAGTACATCGACTCGGCGTCCGGCATCGTGCCCGCGCCGCTCACCGACGAGCAGACGGCCGAGGTGCAGCGGCTCGCGGTCGAGGCGTTCGACGCGGCGTCCTGCGAGGGCCTCGTGCGCGCCGACTTCTTCCTCACCGAGGACGGCGAGTTCGTGATCAACGAGATCAACACGCTGCCCGGCTTCACCCCGATCTCCATGTACCCGCGCATGTGGCAGGAGAGCGGCGTGAGCTACCCGGAGCTGGTGGACCGCCTCATCCAGGCGGCACTGAACCGCTCTACGGGACTGCGCTAG
- the ndgR gene encoding IclR family transcriptional regulator NdgR — MDNSSGVGVLDKAALVLSALESGPATLAGLVAATGLARPTAHRLAVALEHHRMVARDMQGRFILGPRMAELAAAAGEDRLLATAGPVLTHLRDVTGESAQLYRRQGDMRICVAAAERLSGLRDTVPVGSTLTMKAGSSAQILMAWEEPERLHRGLQGARFTATALSGVRRRGWAQSIGEREPGVASVSAPVRGPSNRVVAAVSVSGPIERLTRHPGRMHAQAVIDAAGRLSEALRRTG; from the coding sequence ATGGACAACTCTAGCGGCGTCGGCGTTCTGGACAAGGCGGCCCTTGTTCTCAGCGCCCTGGAGTCCGGTCCGGCCACCCTCGCGGGGCTGGTCGCGGCGACCGGACTGGCAAGACCCACGGCTCACCGTCTCGCCGTGGCACTGGAACACCACCGCATGGTGGCGCGTGACATGCAGGGCCGTTTCATCCTCGGCCCGCGCATGGCCGAGCTGGCCGCGGCGGCGGGCGAGGACCGCCTGCTCGCGACGGCGGGCCCGGTGCTCACCCACCTACGCGACGTGACGGGCGAGAGCGCGCAGCTCTATCGCCGGCAGGGCGACATGCGTATCTGTGTCGCGGCCGCCGAGCGCCTGTCGGGCCTCAGGGACACCGTCCCCGTGGGCTCCACACTCACGATGAAGGCGGGCTCGTCTGCGCAGATCCTGATGGCTTGGGAGGAGCCCGAGCGCCTCCACCGCGGCCTCCAGGGCGCCCGCTTCACGGCGACGGCCCTGTCGGGCGTACGGCGCCGTGGCTGGGCCCAGTCGATCGGCGAGCGGGAGCCGGGCGTCGCGTCCGTCTCCGCGCCGGTGCGCGGTCCCTCGAACCGCGTCGTCGCGGCGGTCTCGGTCTCCGGACCGATCGAGCGCCTGACGCGCCACCCGGGCCGGATGCACGCACAGGCCGTCATCGACGCGGCGGGCCGCCTCTCCGAGGCCCTGCGCCGCACCGGCTGA
- a CDS encoding NAD(P)H-dependent glycerol-3-phosphate dehydrogenase: MTPPVKAAVFGTGSWGTAFAMVLADAGCDVTLWARRPELAEAVNSTRTNPDYLPGIELPGNIRATTDAAEAADGAEFTVLAVPSQTLRANLAEWTPLLAPGTVLVSLMKGVELGSAMRMSEVIEDVTKVGEDRIAIVTGPNLAREIAARMPAAAVVACSDESVAQRLQTACHTPYFRPYTNTDVIGCELGGAVKNVIGLAVGIADGMGLGDNAKGSLITRGLAETTRLGLAMGADPLTFSGLAGLGDLVATCSSPLSRNHTFGTNLGKGMTLQETIEVTKQTAEGVKSCESVLDLARRHGVDMPITETVVGIVHEGKSPVVALKEMMSRSAKPERR; the protein is encoded by the coding sequence GTGACCCCACCCGTCAAGGCGGCCGTCTTCGGAACCGGCTCCTGGGGTACGGCCTTCGCCATGGTGCTCGCCGACGCGGGGTGCGACGTCACCCTGTGGGCGCGCAGGCCCGAACTGGCCGAAGCGGTCAACTCCACGCGTACGAACCCCGATTACCTCCCCGGCATCGAACTCCCCGGCAACATCAGGGCGACCACCGACGCCGCCGAGGCCGCGGACGGCGCCGAGTTCACGGTGCTCGCCGTGCCCTCGCAGACGCTGCGCGCCAACCTCGCCGAGTGGACACCGCTGCTCGCGCCCGGCACGGTCCTCGTCTCCCTCATGAAGGGCGTCGAACTCGGCTCCGCCATGCGGATGAGCGAGGTCATCGAGGACGTCACCAAGGTCGGCGAGGACCGCATCGCCATCGTCACCGGCCCCAACCTCGCCCGCGAGATCGCCGCCAGGATGCCCGCCGCCGCCGTCGTCGCCTGCAGCGACGAATCGGTTGCGCAACGCCTCCAGACCGCCTGCCACACGCCGTACTTCCGGCCGTACACGAACACCGACGTGATCGGCTGCGAGCTCGGCGGTGCGGTGAAGAACGTCATCGGGCTCGCGGTCGGCATCGCCGACGGCATGGGCCTCGGCGACAACGCGAAGGGCTCGCTCATCACGCGCGGCCTCGCCGAGACCACCCGGCTCGGCCTCGCCATGGGCGCCGACCCGCTCACCTTCTCCGGGCTCGCGGGCCTCGGCGACCTCGTCGCCACCTGCTCGTCGCCCCTGTCGCGCAACCACACCTTCGGCACCAACCTGGGCAAGGGAATGACCCTCCAGGAGACCATCGAGGTCACCAAGCAGACCGCCGAGGGCGTCAAGTCCTGCGAGTCGGTGCTCGACCTGGCGCGCCGGCACGGCGTCGACATGCCGATCACCGAAACCGTCGTCGGCATCGTGCACGAGGGGAAGTCCCCGGTCGTCGCCCTGAAGGAGATGATGTCGCGCAGCGCCAAGCCCGAACGGCGCTGA
- a CDS encoding lysophospholipid acyltransferase family protein, with protein MSRRRIGFWYRLAAVIAKPPLVVLIKRDWRGMENIPADGGFITAVNHNSHLDPFAYAHFQYNTGRVPRFLAKHGLFKKGFIGAIMRGTGQIPVYRETTNALSAFRAAIDAVERGECVAFYPEGTLTRDPDLWPMAAKTGVARVALQTKCPVIPVAQWGANLVLAPYAKKPDLLPRKTHHVLAGPPVDLERFYDKEMTPELLKEATEVIMTAITGLLGELRGEQPPQRRYDPREARIAQRRKAAGTNTLTEQAGSPAIEHGSPEESK; from the coding sequence GTGTCCCGCCGCAGAATCGGCTTCTGGTACCGCCTGGCGGCGGTCATCGCTAAACCGCCGCTCGTGGTTCTGATCAAGCGGGACTGGCGCGGAATGGAGAACATTCCGGCCGACGGCGGCTTTATCACCGCGGTGAACCACAATTCGCATCTGGACCCGTTCGCGTACGCGCACTTCCAGTACAACACCGGACGCGTTCCGCGATTCCTGGCCAAGCACGGCCTCTTCAAGAAGGGGTTCATCGGCGCCATCATGCGCGGCACCGGACAGATCCCCGTATACCGCGAGACCACGAATGCGCTCAGCGCGTTCCGTGCCGCCATCGACGCCGTCGAGCGCGGGGAGTGCGTCGCCTTCTACCCCGAGGGCACCCTCACCCGTGATCCGGACCTGTGGCCCATGGCCGCGAAGACGGGCGTCGCGCGCGTGGCACTGCAGACCAAGTGCCCCGTGATTCCCGTCGCCCAGTGGGGCGCCAACCTCGTGCTCGCGCCGTACGCGAAGAAGCCCGACCTGCTGCCGCGCAAGACGCACCACGTCCTCGCCGGACCGCCCGTCGACCTGGAGCGCTTCTACGACAAGGAGATGACCCCGGAACTCCTCAAGGAGGCCACCGAGGTCATCATGACGGCGATCACCGGACTGCTCGGTGAACTGCGCGGCGAGCAGCCCCCGCAGCGGCGTTACGACCCCCGTGAGGCGCGCATCGCGCAGCGCCGCAAGGCCGCCGGGACCAACACCCTTACGGAACAGGCCGGTTCGCCCGCCATCGAGCACGGAAGTCCTGAGGAGAGCAAGTGA
- the leuC gene encoding 3-isopropylmalate dehydratase large subunit: MGRTLAEKVWDDHVVRRAEGEPDLLFIDLHLLHEVTSPQAFDGLRQTGRQVRRLDLTIATEDHNTPTLDIDKPIADPVSRAQLETLRKNCADFGVRLHSLGDVEQGVVHVVGPQLGLTQPGTTVVCGDSHTSTHGAFGALAFGIGTSQVEHVLATQTLPLARPRTMAITVDGELPEGVTAKDLILAIIAKIGTGGGQGYILEYRGSAIEKLSMEARMTICNMSIEAGARAGMIAPDEITFAYLEGRAHAPKGEDWDAAVAYWKTLKSDDDAEFDAEVVIDAAALSPFVTWGTNPGQGSPLSAHVPDPASYEDASERHAAEKALEYMGLTAGQPLRDIKVDTVFVGSCTNGRIEDLRAVAEIVGGRQVADGVRMLVVPGSARVGLQAVSEGLDKVFKEAGAEWRHAGCSMCLGMNPDQLAPGERSASTSNRNFEGRQGKGGRTHLVSPQVAAATAVLGHLASPADLSDTDARTPAGV; the protein is encoded by the coding sequence ATGGGTAGGACACTCGCGGAGAAGGTCTGGGACGACCACGTCGTCCGGCGCGCCGAGGGCGAGCCCGACCTCCTCTTCATCGATCTGCACCTGCTGCACGAGGTGACCAGCCCGCAGGCCTTCGACGGCCTGCGCCAGACCGGTCGCCAGGTGCGGCGCCTCGACCTCACCATCGCCACCGAGGATCACAACACCCCGACCCTCGACATCGACAAGCCGATCGCGGACCCGGTCTCGCGCGCCCAGCTGGAGACGCTGCGCAAGAACTGTGCCGACTTCGGTGTGCGCCTGCACTCGCTGGGTGACGTCGAGCAGGGTGTCGTGCACGTCGTCGGCCCCCAGCTGGGCCTGACCCAGCCGGGCACCACGGTCGTCTGCGGCGACTCCCACACGTCCACGCACGGCGCGTTCGGCGCGCTGGCCTTCGGTATCGGCACCTCCCAGGTCGAGCACGTCCTGGCGACCCAGACGCTGCCGCTGGCCCGTCCCCGCACGATGGCCATCACGGTCGACGGCGAACTGCCCGAGGGCGTCACGGCCAAGGACCTGATCCTCGCGATCATCGCGAAGATCGGTACGGGCGGCGGCCAGGGCTACATCCTGGAGTACCGCGGCTCCGCCATCGAGAAGCTCTCGATGGAAGCCCGCATGACCATCTGCAACATGTCGATCGAGGCCGGTGCCCGCGCGGGCATGATCGCCCCCGACGAGATCACCTTCGCCTACCTCGAGGGCCGTGCGCACGCCCCCAAGGGCGAGGACTGGGACGCAGCGGTTGCGTACTGGAAGACGCTGAAGTCGGACGACGACGCGGAATTCGACGCCGAGGTCGTCATCGACGCCGCCGCGCTGTCGCCGTTCGTCACCTGGGGCACCAACCCCGGCCAGGGCTCGCCCCTGTCGGCGCACGTCCCCGACCCTGCTTCGTACGAGGACGCTTCGGAGCGCCACGCCGCCGAAAAGGCCCTGGAATACATGGGGTTGACCGCTGGGCAGCCGCTGCGCGACATCAAGGTCGACACCGTCTTCGTAGGTTCGTGCACCAACGGCCGCATCGAGGACCTGCGCGCCGTCGCCGAGATCGTCGGGGGTCGCCAGGTCGCCGACGGCGTACGGATGCTGGTCGTTCCCGGCTCCGCGCGGGTGGGTCTGCAGGCCGTCTCCGAGGGCCTGGACAAGGTCTTCAAGGAGGCCGGCGCCGAATGGCGGCACGCGGGCTGCTCGATGTGTCTGGGCATGAACCCCGACCAACTCGCCCCCGGCGAGCGCTCCGCGTCCACCTCGAACCGCAACTTCGAGGGCCGGCAGGGCAAGGGCGGCCGTACCCACCTGGTCTCGCCCCAGGTCGCCGCCGCCACCGCCGTGCTCGGCCACCTGGCCTCTCCGGCCGACCTGTCCGACACTGACGCCCGTACGCCCGCTGGAGTCTGA
- a CDS encoding HAD family hydrolase, with translation MPIRAVLWDVDDTIFDYANADRAGMREHLRAEGLADGFTSVGQALARWRTLTQEHWARFESGETDWEGQRRDRVRAFVGRGDADGTMDDAEADAWFGRYIVHYEAAWALFPDTVPVLDLLADRYRHAVLSNSSLHNQDRKLRVLGVRDRFEAVVCAAELGVAKPQAAAFHAACEALELPPHEVAYVGDQPDTDARGAEEAGLTGIWLDRARTGGRPELTRITALDQLPALLAPDTRFGAPSTFG, from the coding sequence ATGCCGATCCGCGCGGTCCTGTGGGACGTAGACGACACGATCTTCGACTACGCGAACGCGGACCGCGCGGGAATGCGGGAACACCTTCGGGCCGAGGGCCTGGCCGACGGATTCACCTCCGTCGGCCAGGCCCTCGCCCGTTGGCGCACCCTCACCCAGGAGCACTGGGCGCGCTTCGAGTCGGGCGAGACCGACTGGGAGGGCCAGCGCCGCGATCGTGTACGGGCCTTCGTGGGGCGCGGCGACGCCGACGGCACCATGGACGATGCCGAGGCCGACGCCTGGTTCGGGCGCTACATCGTCCACTACGAGGCCGCCTGGGCGCTGTTCCCCGACACGGTCCCTGTGCTCGACCTCCTCGCGGACCGCTACCGGCACGCGGTCCTGTCCAACTCCTCGCTCCACAACCAGGACCGCAAGCTGCGCGTCCTCGGCGTCAGGGACCGCTTCGAGGCCGTCGTCTGCGCCGCCGAACTCGGCGTGGCCAAACCGCAGGCCGCCGCCTTCCACGCCGCCTGCGAGGCCCTGGAACTGCCCCCGCACGAGGTCGCGTACGTCGGCGACCAGCCCGACACCGACGCCCGCGGCGCCGAGGAGGCAGGGCTCACCGGCATCTGGCTGGACCGCGCGCGGACCGGCGGCCGTCCCGAACTCACGCGCATCACGGCGCTCGACCAGCTCCCCGCCCTGCTGGCCCCGGATACCCGTTTTGGAGCGCCGTCCACCTTCGGGTAA
- a CDS encoding thiamine-phosphate kinase, translating into MKGTVGELGEFGLIRELTSRLTTTPAVRLGPGDDAAVVAAPDRRVVVSTDILLEGRHFRRDWSTAYDVGRKAAAQNLADIAAMGAVPTALLLGLVVPAELPASWPNELMDGLRDECQVAGAAVVGGDVVRGDTITVAITALGDMRNHEPVTRAGAQPGDVVAVTGWLGWSAAGHAVLSRGFRSPRAFVEAHRRPEPPYHAGPAAAGLGATAMCDVSDGLIADLGHIAEASKVRIDIKSGKVDVPSQMNDIGQAVGVDPIQWVLTGGEDHAIVATFPPDVKLPARWKVIGEVLNPSALPQVTVDGAPWTNKGGWDHFGDIES; encoded by the coding sequence ATGAAGGGCACCGTCGGCGAGCTGGGCGAGTTCGGGCTCATCCGAGAGCTCACCTCCCGGCTCACCACCACCCCGGCCGTACGACTCGGCCCGGGCGACGACGCGGCCGTGGTGGCCGCGCCGGACCGCAGGGTCGTCGTGAGCACGGACATCCTCCTCGAAGGGCGGCACTTCCGCCGCGACTGGTCCACGGCCTACGACGTCGGGCGCAAGGCCGCCGCGCAGAACCTCGCGGACATCGCCGCCATGGGCGCCGTCCCGACCGCGCTCCTGCTCGGCCTCGTGGTCCCCGCCGAACTCCCCGCCAGCTGGCCGAACGAGCTGATGGACGGCCTGCGCGACGAGTGCCAGGTCGCGGGCGCCGCCGTCGTCGGAGGCGATGTCGTTCGCGGTGACACCATCACCGTCGCGATCACCGCGCTCGGCGACATGCGCAACCACGAGCCGGTCACGCGCGCCGGCGCACAACCCGGCGACGTCGTCGCGGTGACCGGCTGGCTCGGCTGGTCCGCGGCCGGGCACGCGGTCCTCTCGCGCGGCTTCCGCTCGCCCCGCGCCTTCGTCGAGGCCCACCGCAGGCCCGAACCGCCGTACCACGCGGGCCCCGCGGCCGCCGGGCTCGGCGCCACCGCCATGTGCGACGTCAGCGACGGCCTCATCGCCGACCTGGGGCACATCGCGGAGGCCAGCAAGGTCCGTATCGACATCAAGTCCGGCAAGGTCGACGTGCCTTCGCAGATGAACGACATCGGGCAGGCCGTCGGTGTCGACCCCATCCAGTGGGTGCTCACCGGGGGAGAGGACCACGCGATCGTGGCCACCTTCCCGCCGGACGTGAAGCTGCCCGCCCGCTGGAAGGTGATCGGCGAGGTCCTCAACCCGTCGGCGCTGCCCCAGGTGACGGTCGACGGCGCGCCCTGGACGAACAAGGGCGGCTGGGACCACTTCGGGGACATCGAGTCCTGA
- a CDS encoding Lrp/AsnC family transcriptional regulator encodes MVQAYILIQTEVGKASTVAELIGKIPGVIQAEDVTGPYDVIVRAQADTVDELGRMVVAKVQQVDGITRTLTCPVVHL; translated from the coding sequence GTGGTACAGGCGTACATCCTGATTCAGACCGAAGTCGGCAAGGCGTCGACCGTAGCCGAGCTGATCGGCAAGATCCCGGGGGTGATCCAGGCCGAGGACGTGACAGGTCCCTACGACGTCATCGTGCGCGCGCAGGCCGACACAGTCGATGAGCTGGGCCGCATGGTGGTCGCCAAGGTCCAGCAAGTGGACGGCATCACCCGCACCCTGACCTGCCCGGTCGTGCACTTGTAG
- a CDS encoding HU family DNA-binding protein, whose translation MNKAQLVEAIADKVGGRQQAADAVDAVLDAIVRAVVSGDRVSVTGFGSFEKVDRPARYARNPQTGERVRVKKTSVPRFRAGQGFKDLVAGSKKLPKNDVAVKKAPKGSLTGGASATVKKAAAKKATTAKKAAAKKTTAKKATAKKATAKKTTATAKKTTAKKATATAKKATAKKAAPAKTAAKKATAKKTAPAKKATAKKAPAKKSTARKTTAKKTTARKK comes from the coding sequence GTGAACAAGGCGCAGCTCGTAGAAGCGATTGCCGACAAGGTCGGCGGCCGTCAGCAGGCCGCGGACGCCGTCGACGCGGTCCTGGACGCCATCGTCCGTGCCGTCGTCAGCGGGGACCGGGTCTCGGTCACCGGCTTCGGCTCGTTCGAGAAGGTCGACCGCCCGGCTCGCTACGCCCGTAACCCGCAGACGGGTGAGCGCGTACGGGTCAAGAAGACCTCCGTTCCGCGTTTCCGTGCCGGTCAGGGCTTCAAGGACCTCGTCGCGGGCTCGAAGAAGCTCCCGAAGAACGACGTGGCCGTGAAGAAGGCGCCCAAGGGCAGCCTGACCGGCGGTGCTTCGGCGACGGTCAAGAAGGCCGCGGCCAAGAAGGCCACGACCGCCAAGAAGGCGGCGGCCAAGAAGACCACCGCCAAGAAGGCCACGGCCAAGAAGGCGACGGCGAAGAAGACCACGGCGACGGCGAAGAAGACCACCGCCAAGAAGGCCACCGCCACGGCGAAGAAGGCCACCGCCAAGAAGGCCGCCCCGGCGAAGACCGCCGCGAAGAAGGCCACCGCGAAGAAGACGGCGCCCGCCAAGAAGGCCACGGCCAAGAAGGCGCCCGCCAAGAAGTCCACTGCGCGCAAGACGACCGCCAAGAAGACCACCGCCCGCAAGAAGTAA
- the leuD gene encoding 3-isopropylmalate dehydratase small subunit → MEAFTTHTGRAVPLRRSNVDTDQIIPAHWLKKVTRDGFEDGLFEAWRKDPEFVLNKAEREGATVLVAGPDFGTGSSREHAVWALQNYGFKAVISSRFADIFRGNSLKNGLLTVVLDQKVVDALQVLVENDPQAEITVDLEAREVRAEGVTAAFELDENARWRLLNGLDDISITLQNEGDIADYESKRPSFKPQTVQI, encoded by the coding sequence ATGGAAGCATTCACCACGCACACCGGCCGGGCCGTCCCGCTGCGCCGCAGCAACGTCGACACCGACCAGATCATCCCCGCCCACTGGCTCAAGAAGGTCACCAGGGACGGTTTTGAGGACGGGCTCTTCGAGGCCTGGCGCAAGGACCCCGAGTTCGTGCTGAACAAGGCCGAACGCGAGGGCGCCACGGTCCTGGTGGCAGGTCCCGACTTCGGCACCGGATCCTCCCGCGAGCACGCGGTGTGGGCGCTGCAGAACTACGGCTTCAAGGCCGTCATCTCCTCGCGCTTCGCCGACATCTTCCGCGGCAACTCGCTCAAGAACGGCCTGCTCACGGTGGTGCTCGACCAGAAGGTCGTGGACGCGCTGCAGGTTCTCGTGGAGAACGACCCCCAGGCCGAGATCACGGTCGACCTGGAGGCGCGTGAAGTACGGGCCGAGGGCGTCACCGCCGCCTTCGAACTCGACGAGAACGCGCGCTGGCGGCTGCTGAACGGCCTGGACGACATCAGCATCACGCTCCAGAACGAGGGCGACATCGCGGACTACGAGTCCAAGCGTCCGTCGTTCAAGCCGCAGACCGTGCAGATCTGA